GGTGTTGAAGATGGCCGGCCTTTCGATGGAAGATATTGATCTCTTTGAGCTAAATGAGGCCTTTGCTGCGCAGTCCCTCGCGGTGTTGAAGGTGCTGGGGATCGATCCAGCGAAGGTGAATGTGAATGGCGGCGCAATCGCGCTGGGGCATCCGCTTGGTTGCACCGGTGCGAAGCTGACCGCAACACTTCTGCGCGAGATGCCTCGGCGTAACGCGAAGTATGGGATTGTCACGATGTGTGTAGGCGGCGGTATGGGAGCGGCTGGGATCTATGAGGCGATGAGTTAGGCAATGAGTCGAGACTCCATGTCGGATCGAAGTAGCTGGTCAAAGTTGCGGCCCGGCAGCTGTGATGGCTGGCATTCGATTCGAGTAGTGAGTGGATATATCGCACTGGCTGCGGTGTTTGTCGCAGTAGCTTTCTTTATCAAACACCGGCACCATCACGAGATTCAACAACGCTGGAAGTGCGCCACAGCCATTGTCGAAGAGGTTCGCCCTGAGGTGATCGAGACGGTGAGCAATGCTAAAGGTAGCAGAACGGCGCTGTACGAAGTTTCAATTCTGGCGAAGTATGTTTCGGACGGTGTAGAGCATGAAAGGTGGATTACCGTGGAACAACCGCCGGTATCACTCGCTGAAGCAGAATTGCAGACGTTTCGCTGGAAGGGCCAACATTGTGTTGTTCGATGGAAGGCCGCCGCACCTGAAGATTTGATCGCTGAAGTGGATTAGTTCGCAATTTTGAGCCCAGAAGCTGCAGAAGGAGTAACACCATGGCAACGATGACGACCCCCGACCCGACCACCACTCCCCGGATTGCTGGTGGCAGCTTTCTTATCAGCGATCCGACGCCTGCGGATTGTTTCTTTCCTGAAGATTTTACCGATGAGCATAAGCAGATTGCTGAGACAACCGGGAACTTTGCGGTCAACGAGATTATGCCAGCGTCTGACTCGATTGAGGCAAAGGACTTCTCAGTTACGAAGCGTCTGCTGAAGGAGGCCGCGGAGCTTGGACTCACCGCGATTGATATTCCTGAGGAGTACGGCGGCTTGGAGATGGACAAGGCTACCTCCGCTATCGTCGCGGAGAACATCTCGAAGCAGGCTAGCTTTTCGGTGGCGTTCTCGGCACATACCGGCATCGGGACTCTGCCTCTGGTCTGGTACGGCAACGCGGAGCAGAAGAAGAGGTATCTGCCGAAGATTGCATCGGGTGAGATTGTTTCGGCGTATGCGCTGTCGGAGTCGACGAGCGGTTCGGATGCGGTCAATGCGAAGACGAAGGCGGTGCTCTCTGCGGATGGGAAGACCTACACGCTGAACGGCGAAAAGATGTGGATTTCGAATGCGGGATTTGCGGATCTGTTCACAGTCTTTGCGAAGTGCGCGATTCCCGACGGTCCGGATGAGGGGAAGGAGAAGCTTACGGCGTTTTTGATCGAGCGCGGAACGCCTGGTTTTACCCAGGGGAAAGAGGAGCACAAGCTGGGGATTCGCGGTAGCTCGACGTGTCCGCTGATTCTTAACGACTGTGTGATTCCGGCGGAAAATCTGCTGGGGGAAGTGGGCAAGGGCCATCACATTGCATTCAATATTCTTAATGTCGGGCGTTACAAGTTGGGGAATGCCGCGATCGGCGGTGCGCGGATGGCGTTGAATAATGGGATTAGGTATGCGATTGATCGAAAGGCGTTCGGAAAGTCAATCTCCGAGTTTGGGCTGATTCAGGAGAAGATTGCGAACTGCGCCGCTGGCATCTTTGTTGGCGGCGCGGTGTGTTATCGCACGGTGGGGCTGATCGATAGGGCTTTGGCAGGTGTGGATAAGAACGATACGAAGGAGATTCAGAAGCGTATCGAGGATTACGCGGTTGAGTGTTCGATTGTGAAGGTGTGGGCGAGCGAGATGCTGGACATGGTCGTCGACGAGACGCTGCAGATCTTCGCGGGCTATGGCTATGTCGAAGAGTTTCCGGCCGAGCGGGCTTACCGCGATGCTCGAATCAATCGGATCTTCGAGGGAACCAACGAGATCAATCGGCTGATCATCACAGGCTGGCTGATGAAGTCTGCCATGAGTGGCAAGCTGGCCCTGATGCCTGCAATCAAGAAGTTGATGGACGAGGTGATGTCAGGGCCGAGCGAGAAAGTGGAGCGCGAAGGGCCGCTGGCTGACGAGCGCAATCTCCTGGCGAATGCAAAAAAGCTGACACTGTTTGTCGCTGGAGCTGCTACGCAGAAGTATATGGCACAGATCGCAGATGAGCAGGAGGTAATGGGGGCCATCTCGGACATGATCATTGAGGTCTTCGCGATGGAGAGTGCGATTCTACGCGCTGAGAAGATCGCGGCAGGCCAGTCGGCGGAGGCTTCAGCTATGCCCGTTGCGATGGCGCGGATCTATGCTGATAAGGCCATGGCTACGGTCGAGCTGGCAGCGCGGAAGGTGATAGCGGCGGTGGCTGAGGGAGATATGCTGCGGACTCAGCTTACGATTCTTCGCCGCCTGTCCAAACATGACTCCGCCAATACGATCAAGCTGCGCCGGCAGGTAGCTCAGCACGTGCTGAAGGCAGGAAAGTACAGTATTTAGGGGAATGTGATTTTGAAAAGGACTAGTTGAGCGATCCTCGGCCGGTCCTTTTTTGGTGGGAGTGAGGACAAAACGATCCGATGTGGAGCCATTGAACATCTGCCAAAGGGTTGCGCGGCTCTAGGTTCCAGCTTTTCTTCCTGAAATGGCACAATCAGAGAGACGAAATAATCTCTTTACATCTGTAAACGCAACATTTCGTTTTATCGTCTGTCTAAGCATGTACCTCACCTCGGTCCCTCTCTGGTTCGTCGGGCCAGTCGATCTCCGTGTGTGGACCAGCAGGCCACCCCGTAACCCGGTAGTAAGGTAGAAGATATCCAATGCGCAGCCGCCTTCTCTCTCATCTGATTGCCCCTATTACCCTCCTTGCCTCCGCGTTTAGCCCTCTTAGCCAGGCTGCAGTCCAGAGCCGAATTGCCAGTGCTGTCGACGGCGGTTCTCGGACCCCTCTGCCCGGCACGATTATGAGCCGGGCGCGGCGCGCTACGGATCTTGGTGCTGCGCCGGCGGACAAGAAGCTCGAGTCGATGTCACTGCGTTTCAGCATGACTTCCGCCCAGCAGGCAGGTCTGAGCCAGTTGCTCGCCGATCAGTTGAACCCCAGTTCGGCGAGTTATCACCAGTGGCTGACTCCGGAGCAGTTTGGGACTCGGTTTGGACTCAGCAGCGCGGATATTGCCAAGGTTTCGACGTGGCTCACCAGTCAGGGCTTAACCATCACCCGGACGGCTCGGAGCTCTACCTTCATCTCTTTTTCAGGCACGGTTGCGCAGGTGCAGCAGGCTTTTGGGACCTCGATTCACAGTCTTTCGCTCAACGGCGAACCGCATATTTCGAATGTCACTGATCCCGTGCTTCCGTCAGCCATCGCCGGGGTGGTGACCTCGATTGTTGGGCTGAATGACTTTAAGGCGAAGCCTCACTCGCGTGCGCGCAATGTCTCCCCGATTGACCCGTCCCAACCGCTTTACACGCAAACTCTGAACGGAGTTACGAGTCACTACATTTCGCCGGCTGATTTTTACACCATCTACGACGAGAATCCTCTGCTTACTGCTTCCACCCCGATTAATGGCACGGGCGTAACGATTGCTGTGATGGGAAATACGGATCTTACCTCAGGCAACGTCCTTCCCGACGCAAATGTTGCGCAATTTCGGTCGGCGGCTGGCCTTCCCACAATCAATCTCAAGCTGCAATCCGCTATTCCTGCCGGCGGCTCTGACGCTGGCGTTTCGGCGAGCGATATCGATGAAGCGCATCTTGATATTGAGTGGTCGAGTGCGGCCGCTCCGGGAGCCACGATTCTTTATGTTTACAGCAGCAGTAACATCTT
This Tunturibacter gelidoferens DNA region includes the following protein-coding sequences:
- a CDS encoding acyl-CoA dehydrogenase family protein, which produces MATMTTPDPTTTPRIAGGSFLISDPTPADCFFPEDFTDEHKQIAETTGNFAVNEIMPASDSIEAKDFSVTKRLLKEAAELGLTAIDIPEEYGGLEMDKATSAIVAENISKQASFSVAFSAHTGIGTLPLVWYGNAEQKKRYLPKIASGEIVSAYALSESTSGSDAVNAKTKAVLSADGKTYTLNGEKMWISNAGFADLFTVFAKCAIPDGPDEGKEKLTAFLIERGTPGFTQGKEEHKLGIRGSSTCPLILNDCVIPAENLLGEVGKGHHIAFNILNVGRYKLGNAAIGGARMALNNGIRYAIDRKAFGKSISEFGLIQEKIANCAAGIFVGGAVCYRTVGLIDRALAGVDKNDTKEIQKRIEDYAVECSIVKVWASEMLDMVVDETLQIFAGYGYVEEFPAERAYRDARINRIFEGTNEINRLIITGWLMKSAMSGKLALMPAIKKLMDEVMSGPSEKVEREGPLADERNLLANAKKLTLFVAGAATQKYMAQIADEQEVMGAISDMIIEVFAMESAILRAEKIAAGQSAEASAMPVAMARIYADKAMATVELAARKVIAAVAEGDMLRTQLTILRRLSKHDSANTIKLRRQVAQHVLKAGKYSI